A portion of the Bacteroidales bacterium genome contains these proteins:
- the raiA gene encoding ribosome-associated translation inhibitor RaiA — translation MNVKIQSIKFNADKKLIDFINQKVNKLERYFDNIIDADVYLRAENPQEITNKIVEIRLNVPGADLFAHKQCTTFEEAIDECVGALKIQIKKHKEKLKK, via the coding sequence ATGAATGTAAAAATCCAATCGATCAAGTTCAATGCTGATAAGAAGCTGATCGACTTCATTAACCAAAAAGTTAATAAGCTTGAACGGTATTTTGATAACATTATTGACGCTGATGTATATCTACGAGCTGAAAATCCACAAGAGATAACAAATAAAATTGTGGAAATTAGGTTGAATGTTCCAGGAGCAGATCTGTTTGCTCATAAACAATGTACAACTTTTGAAGAAGCCATTGATGAATGCGTTGGGGCTCTAAAAATTCAAATTAAAAAGCATAAAGAGAAATTAAAGAAGTAA
- the tuf gene encoding elongation factor Tu — protein MAKEKFDRSKPHVNVGTIGHVDHGKTTLTAAITKILAEKGLSEYRSFDSIDNAPEEKERGITINTAHVEYSTANRHYAHVDCPGHADYVKNMVTGAAQMDGAIIVVAATDGPMPQTREHILLARQVNVPRIVVFLNKCDMVDDPEMLELVEMEVRELLTFYKFDGDNAPVIRGSALGALNGEQVWVDKVMELMDAVDTWIPIPPRENEKPFLMPVEDVFSITGRGTVATGRIETGVILTSEEIEIVGLGAEKRKSVVTGVEMFRKILDRGEAGDNVGLLLRGIDKNEIKRGQVLAKPGSITPHTKFKAEVYVLKKEEGGRHTPFHNNYRPQFYLRTLDITGEIQLPEGVEMVMPGDNVTITVNLIYSVALNQGLRFAIREGGRTVGAGQVIQILE, from the coding sequence ATGGCAAAAGAAAAATTTGATAGGTCGAAACCACACGTTAACGTCGGAACCATTGGTCACGTAGATCATGGTAAGACCACTCTTACTGCAGCTATTACTAAAATTCTTGCAGAGAAAGGACTTTCCGAGTATCGTTCATTCGATTCTATCGACAATGCTCCTGAAGAGAAGGAGAGAGGTATTACCATTAATACTGCACACGTTGAATATTCAACTGCAAATCGTCACTATGCTCACGTTGACTGTCCAGGTCACGCTGACTATGTAAAGAATATGGTTACTGGTGCTGCTCAGATGGACGGCGCAATTATCGTTGTTGCTGCTACTGATGGTCCTATGCCACAAACTCGTGAACACATTCTACTTGCACGTCAGGTAAACGTTCCACGCATCGTTGTTTTTCTTAACAAATGCGATATGGTTGACGATCCTGAGATGCTTGAACTTGTTGAAATGGAAGTTCGCGAACTTTTAACTTTTTATAAATTCGATGGCGATAACGCTCCTGTTATTCGTGGTTCTGCACTTGGTGCTCTTAACGGGGAACAAGTATGGGTTGATAAAGTAATGGAGTTGATGGATGCTGTTGATACTTGGATTCCAATTCCTCCTCGTGAAAATGAAAAACCATTCCTAATGCCAGTTGAGGACGTATTCTCAATTACTGGTCGTGGAACAGTTGCTACTGGTAGAATTGAGACTGGCGTTATTTTAACTAGTGAAGAAATTGAAATTGTAGGTTTAGGTGCTGAGAAAAGAAAATCTGTTGTTACTGGCGTTGAAATGTTTCGTAAGATTCTTGATAGAGGTGAAGCTGGTGATAACGTTGGTCTTTTACTTCGTGGTATTGATAAGAATGAAATTAAACGTGGCCAAGTTCTTGCTAAACCAGGTTCAATCACTCCTCATACCAAATTTAAAGCTGAGGTTTACGTTTTGAAAAAAGAAGAAGGTGGACGTCACACTCCTTTCCACAACAACTATCGTCCTCAGTTTTACTTACGTACTCTTGATATTACTGGAGAAATTCAACTTCCAGAAGGTGTTGAAATGGTAATGCCTGGCGATAATGTTACTATTACTGTTAACCTTATTTATTCAGTAGCCCTAAATCAAGGCTTACGTTTCGCTATTCGTGAAGGTGGACGTACTGTTGGAGCAGGTCAGGTTATTCAGATTCTTGAGTAA
- the secE gene encoding preprotein translocase subunit SecE: MKIVEYLNETYTELVHKVSWPTWKDLQSSALIAMIASLLIAVVVFSMDITFENLMQFIYRLLY, encoded by the coding sequence ATGAAAATAGTAGAATATTTAAACGAAACGTATACTGAACTTGTTCATAAGGTTTCGTGGCCAACGTGGAAAGATCTTCAATCGAGCGCATTAATAGCAATGATTGCTTCCCTATTAATCGCAGTGGTTGTTTTCTCAATGGACATTACCTTTGAGAATTTGATGCAATTCATTTACAGATTGCTTTACTAA
- the nusG gene encoding transcription termination/antitermination factor NusG, whose amino-acid sequence MEENVKKWYVLRAIGGKEKKVKEYVENEINRLKLNDFITQVLIPTEKVYQIRNGKKISKERIFYPGYVLIEANLVGEIPHILKDIPHVIGFLGDPKTNDPIPLRTSEVNRILGKVDELAGSEEELNVPFYVGETVKVIDGPFNSFSGVIEEVNEEKKKLKVMVKIFGRKTPLELSFMQVEKE is encoded by the coding sequence ATGGAAGAGAATGTAAAGAAATGGTATGTTCTTCGAGCCATTGGTGGGAAAGAAAAGAAGGTAAAGGAGTATGTTGAAAACGAAATCAACCGTTTAAAACTAAACGACTTTATTACACAAGTTCTTATTCCTACTGAAAAGGTTTACCAAATTCGAAACGGTAAAAAGATCAGCAAGGAAAGAATATTCTATCCCGGTTATGTTCTGATCGAAGCAAATCTGGTAGGTGAAATACCTCATATTCTTAAAGATATTCCTCATGTTATTGGCTTTTTAGGCGATCCTAAAACGAACGATCCTATCCCATTGCGTACCTCGGAAGTTAATCGTATCCTAGGTAAAGTTGATGAATTAGCTGGTAGTGAGGAAGAACTTAATGTTCCATTCTATGTCGGTGAAACGGTAAAAGTTATTGATGGTCCTTTTAACTCATTTTCCGGAGTAATCGAAGAAGTGAACGAGGAAAAGAAGAAGCTGAAGGTTATGGTGAAAATCTTCGGCAGAAAAACTCCTTTGGAGTTAAGTTTTATGCAAGTAGAAAAGGAATAA
- the rplK gene encoding 50S ribosomal protein L11, translating to MAKEVTGFIKLQIKGGAANPSPPVGPALGSKGVNIMEFCKQFNARTQTSAGKVLPVVITVYGDKSFDFIVKTPPVAVQLLEVSKQKSGSAEPNRIKIATVTWDQVQEIAKDKMPDLNCFTLESAMKMVAGTARSMGITVTGNNPGN from the coding sequence ATGGCTAAGGAAGTTACTGGATTTATAAAACTCCAGATCAAGGGTGGTGCGGCTAATCCATCGCCACCTGTAGGTCCCGCTCTCGGCTCAAAAGGGGTGAACATCATGGAGTTCTGCAAACAATTCAATGCAAGAACTCAAACATCAGCTGGAAAAGTATTGCCAGTTGTTATAACCGTGTATGGCGATAAATCATTTGATTTTATTGTTAAAACCCCACCGGTAGCCGTTCAACTGTTAGAAGTATCGAAACAGAAGTCTGGTTCCGCAGAGCCTAATCGTATCAAAATTGCCACTGTTACCTGGGATCAGGTACAGGAAATCGCAAAGGATAAAATGCCCGATCTGAACTGCTTCACTTTGGAGTCAGCGATGAAAATGGTGGCAGGAACTGCCCGCAGTATGGGTATAACTGTAACCGGTAATAATCCGGGTAATTAA